From the Myxococcales bacterium genome, one window contains:
- a CDS encoding sigma 54-interacting transcriptional regulator produces MRTMSSNGGTLVDVLAERDFYRRLLELSGQEALEPLLASALALIVEVTGASVAYLELSDDDAGEPRYWTGHRVSADDLSTIRASISRGIVARTLAEGRTVTTDSALDDERFADQGSVRQHAIQAVLCAPIGAPPVGVVYLQGRATPGGFDAADRERAELFARHLAPLTDRLRTRDRTSASADHTREVRARFRCPQLVGTSQALARVLQQAALVAPLDIDVLITGPSGTGKTALARALHDNSRRAGGPFVAVNCAAIPDTLLESELFGAERGAHSTATRKVAGKVAAAEGGTLFLDEIGDLSPSAQAKLLHLLQAREYHALGATEVSRADIRVIAATNADLKERVAAKQFRDDLYFRLHVLPLVMPGLADRRDDIPALVEHVCAETTRRHGLPTIAVSQRAVVACREAPWPGHVRELAHAVEAAVIRAHGDAAPVVHIHHLFPAAAVDTTAGPATWQEATRAFQRRYLLEILEANDWNITATARALDLARAHIYNLIASLGLRSTGR; encoded by the coding sequence ATGCGGACGATGAGCTCGAACGGGGGGACGCTGGTCGATGTGCTCGCCGAGCGCGACTTCTATCGTCGGTTGCTCGAGCTGAGCGGCCAGGAGGCGCTCGAGCCGCTGCTCGCCAGCGCGCTGGCGCTGATCGTCGAGGTCACGGGCGCGAGCGTGGCGTACCTCGAGCTGTCGGACGACGACGCCGGCGAGCCGCGCTACTGGACGGGCCACCGCGTCAGCGCCGACGACCTCTCCACGATCCGCGCGTCGATCTCGCGGGGCATCGTCGCGCGCACGCTGGCCGAGGGCCGCACCGTCACCACCGACTCGGCGCTCGACGACGAGCGGTTCGCGGATCAAGGCAGCGTGCGTCAACACGCGATCCAGGCCGTGCTGTGCGCGCCGATCGGCGCGCCGCCGGTCGGCGTCGTGTACCTGCAAGGCCGCGCGACGCCGGGGGGCTTCGACGCCGCGGATCGCGAGCGCGCCGAGCTGTTCGCCCGCCACCTCGCGCCGCTGACCGACCGGTTGCGCACGCGCGACCGCACGAGCGCCAGCGCCGATCACACGCGCGAGGTCCGCGCGCGCTTCCGCTGCCCACAGCTCGTCGGTACCTCCCAGGCCCTGGCGCGGGTGCTGCAACAGGCCGCGCTGGTGGCGCCGCTCGACATCGACGTGTTGATCACCGGGCCCTCGGGCACCGGCAAGACCGCGCTGGCGCGCGCGCTGCACGACAACAGCCGCCGGGCCGGCGGCCCGTTCGTGGCGGTCAACTGCGCGGCGATCCCCGACACGCTGCTCGAGAGCGAGCTGTTCGGCGCCGAGCGGGGCGCCCACTCGACCGCCACCCGCAAGGTCGCGGGCAAGGTCGCCGCGGCCGAGGGCGGGACGCTGTTCCTCGACGAGATCGGCGACCTGTCGCCGAGCGCGCAGGCCAAGCTCCTCCACCTATTGCAGGCCCGCGAGTACCACGCGCTCGGGGCCACCGAGGTCTCGCGCGCCGACATCCGGGTGATCGCCGCGACCAACGCCGACCTCAAGGAGCGCGTCGCGGCCAAGCAGTTCCGCGATGACCTCTACTTCCGGCTCCACGTCCTGCCGCTCGTGATGCCGGGCCTCGCCGACCGCCGCGACGACATCCCCGCCCTGGTCGAGCACGTGTGCGCCGAGACCACGCGCCGCCACGGCCTGCCGACCATCGCCGTGTCACAGCGCGCCGTCGTCGCGTGCCGCGAGGCGCCCTGGCCCGGCCACGTGCGCGAGCTGGCGCACGCGGTCGAGGCCGCCGTCATCCGCGCCCACGGCGACGCCGCGCCCGTCGTCCACATCCACCACCTGTTCCCGGCCGCCGCCGTCGACACCACCGCCGGCCCCGCGACCTGGCAGGAGGCGACGCGCGCGTTCCAGCGCCGCTACCTGCTCGAGATCCTCGAGGCCAACGACTGGAACATCACCGCCACCGCGCGCGCGCTCGATCTGGCGCGCGCGCACATCTACAACCTGATCGCGTCGCTGGGGCTGCGCTCAACCGGCCGCTAG
- a CDS encoding SUMF1/EgtB/PvdO family nonheme iron enzyme, with the protein MTRARALVARSRGGRWARLGAAVVSAALLAACFDALPPLDDAAVVDAREVDAAEVDAGDPDAREVDAPRPPDSMPPDVPVDAPLCTAGATRCAGNDVETCQGGAWAMTSSCPNVCDLGACATPPSCSGGVATCGPGGNETCCASPPVPGGAYARSYDGVTPGFTDPSYAASVSDHHLDVFEVTMARFQKFVDAYPAARPADGSGRNPHNPSDVGWAPAWSASLPATQAALIAELTCDGLTTQPVTDPVRCVSWYVAQAFCIWDGGRLPSEAEWNYAAAGGNQQRVYPWSVPASSTTITSGHATYQVAAPTRPGLHTLDLARWGQRDLAGNVWEWVIDFHASPYPSTQCTDCANQSAAANRVIRGGGYSSNTTQVITSYRSSAVPATPRSVVGFRCARNPMP; encoded by the coding sequence GTGACGCGCGCGCGGGCGCTGGTCGCGCGGTCGCGCGGCGGGCGGTGGGCGCGGCTGGGCGCGGCGGTCGTCAGCGCGGCGCTGCTCGCGGCCTGCTTCGACGCGCTGCCGCCGCTCGACGACGCGGCGGTGGTCGATGCGCGCGAGGTCGACGCGGCCGAGGTCGACGCGGGCGATCCGGACGCGCGCGAGGTCGACGCGCCGCGCCCCCCGGACAGCATGCCGCCCGACGTGCCGGTCGACGCGCCGCTGTGCACGGCCGGGGCGACGCGGTGCGCTGGCAACGACGTCGAGACCTGCCAGGGCGGCGCGTGGGCGATGACGTCGTCGTGCCCCAACGTGTGTGACCTGGGCGCGTGCGCGACGCCGCCGAGCTGCAGCGGCGGCGTCGCCACCTGCGGTCCCGGCGGCAACGAGACCTGCTGCGCCTCGCCGCCGGTCCCGGGCGGCGCCTACGCGCGCAGCTACGACGGGGTGACGCCGGGGTTCACCGATCCCAGCTACGCGGCGTCCGTCAGCGATCACCACCTCGATGTGTTCGAGGTGACGATGGCGCGCTTCCAGAAGTTCGTCGACGCGTACCCGGCGGCGCGCCCGGCCGACGGCAGCGGCCGCAACCCCCACAACCCGAGCGACGTCGGCTGGGCGCCGGCGTGGTCCGCCAGCCTGCCCGCGACCCAGGCCGCGCTGATCGCCGAGCTGACCTGCGACGGCCTGACCACGCAGCCCGTGACCGATCCGGTGCGGTGCGTGTCCTGGTACGTGGCGCAGGCGTTCTGTATCTGGGACGGCGGCCGGCTGCCGAGCGAGGCCGAGTGGAACTACGCCGCCGCCGGCGGCAACCAGCAGCGCGTGTACCCGTGGTCGGTCCCGGCGTCATCGACCACCATCACCAGCGGCCACGCGACCTACCAGGTCGCCGCGCCGACCCGGCCGGGCCTGCACACCCTCGATCTGGCGCGGTGGGGCCAGCGCGATCTGGCTGGCAACGTCTGGGAGTGGGTCATCGACTTCCACGCCAGCCCGTACCCGTCCACGCAGTGCACCGACTGCGCCAACCAGAGCGCCGCCGCGAATCGCGTGATCCGCGGCGGCGGCTACTCGAGCAACACCACGCAGGTGATCACCTCGTACCGCTCGTCGGCCGTGCCCGCGACGCCGCGGTCGGTGGTCGGCTTTCGCTGCGCCCGTAACCCGATGCCCTGA
- a CDS encoding site-specific DNA-methyltransferase, whose translation MPKRPPRVTAELPVPADLRGKRPTRALAHAAGELWRADALELLARIPDGTADLVVTDPPYAIGKAAWDVFPSEAAYVDWCDVWLAEVRRALSPRGSAYVCGFSEILAEVKARSARRFADCRWLVWSYRNKANLGRDWGRSHESILHLRCSRGGGIDVDAVRIPYNAHTTKYPERIQAVSSQYGRGVRRDKWEPNPLGAKPRDVFDLPVLCNGMGEKTAHATQKPEALIEKFILASSAPGDLVVDPFVGSGTTAVVAARLGRRFLCGDADPGYVGLARRRLGEPTPPPAAKATPRKPRKPPATAAPVAPVAPVPHVSPVPHAAPAAPAASPRTPRAPRTPRAAGTPASSQIDLPLQSRKR comes from the coding sequence GTGCCCAAGCGTCCGCCGCGCGTGACCGCCGAGCTGCCGGTGCCCGCCGACCTGCGCGGCAAGCGACCGACGCGGGCGCTGGCCCACGCCGCCGGCGAGCTGTGGCGCGCCGACGCGCTCGAGCTCCTGGCGCGGATCCCCGACGGCACCGCCGATCTGGTCGTGACCGATCCGCCCTACGCGATCGGCAAGGCCGCGTGGGACGTGTTCCCGTCGGAGGCCGCGTACGTCGACTGGTGCGACGTGTGGCTGGCCGAGGTCCGGCGCGCGCTGTCGCCCCGGGGCTCGGCCTACGTCTGCGGCTTCTCCGAGATCCTGGCCGAGGTCAAGGCGCGCTCGGCCCGACGCTTCGCCGACTGCCGCTGGCTGGTCTGGAGCTACCGCAACAAGGCCAACCTCGGCCGCGACTGGGGCCGCTCGCACGAGTCGATCTTGCACCTGCGCTGCAGCCGCGGCGGCGGCATCGACGTCGACGCGGTGCGCATCCCGTACAACGCGCACACGACCAAGTACCCCGAGCGGATCCAGGCGGTGTCGTCGCAGTACGGCCGCGGCGTGCGCCGCGACAAGTGGGAGCCCAACCCGCTCGGCGCCAAGCCCCGCGACGTGTTCGATCTGCCCGTGCTGTGCAACGGCATGGGCGAGAAGACCGCGCACGCCACCCAGAAGCCCGAGGCGCTGATCGAGAAGTTCATCCTCGCGTCGTCGGCGCCCGGCGACCTCGTCGTCGATCCCTTCGTCGGCAGCGGCACCACCGCCGTCGTCGCCGCGCGCCTCGGCCGCCGCTTCCTGTGCGGCGACGCCGACCCCGGCTACGTCGGCCTCGCCCGCCGGCGCCTCGGCGAGCCCACGCCGCCACCCGCCGCCAAGGCCACGCCGCGCAAGCCCCGCAAGCCGCCCGCCACCGCCGCGCCCGTCGCGCCCGTCGCGCCCGTCCCGCACGTCTCACCCGTCCCGCACGCCGCACCCGCCGCACCCGCCGCCTCGCCGCGCACGCCGCGCGCGCCCCGTACACCGCGCGCGGCGGGGACACCGGCCTCGTCGCAGATCGACCTGCCGCTCCAATCGCGCAAGCGTTAG
- a CDS encoding DUF3857 domain-containing protein, with protein MRLVGLWCVLLLAMVASAAAGPLDKPAFTATAAELLAEAKGATAGDHDAIVLREDSTLTFDARGRVEARHRLVFAILAPSAIDNWGTLGLDWSPFYQDRPQVRGRVVSPDGSVAEFDQSLIHDAPTVSESPTVFSDRRDLSAPLPRLVVGAVVEEEFVFTDREPLLAAGTLHWLPVRRGVPIRRKVLTVSAPTALKARVATRGPALAVKPRTRVAGDRTIVTYDLANLATSVDSAPGVPSNYLANPFAVVATGASWAAIAADYRAQVEQRLAAGVPLPADLKAATPRATVDRIVAWVHAQVRYTGIELSDSAIIPVTPAETLARGFGDCKDKATLLVALLRAAGVTADVALLSTGPGWDIDPALPGMGGFDHAIVRAVVDGKDLWIDATEDLLPAGQLPVRDQGRRALIIAKATRALTLTPVAAPADNLIREVRTFHLAEQRSGTVTELSEQRGIWSDDLRAWIRNSAKGDVHDSLAHYVEKEYRAKLVTYVHSDPHDLATPFTLTLDADQVGRVADNSDGLTAWLFPTDTLERLPPEIVDADDAPARAAKDRTVDYVWARPHVYEIVNRIELPPGYSAPDLPAHEARALGAMTLTIRRARDAGAMTITYRLDSGPRRITAAQLRATRAAVAQLEGEGSHKVVIALDAATLASQGKVAEAVAEHRRLIALHPKEGLHHAQLAFTLVTTGMGDAARREARLATTIDPTDARGWVALGFALQCDRLGRVDRPGNDRAGAIAAYRKALALEPTHVGAKRTLAKVLASDAGGHISTDVADLRAAAGLRLELRAADVDVDVDDLIATLAQAGDLARLDELARSLPSSDQRRGAEILLATLRQGVAAGVRIADGAAAGRDRAELLRRASSRLVLLRRYADGRALREAANGALPAAERAYFDRLRAVDLDRLPPGDPTTPVKLAIERMVAGPRPRPPWSPEVDDELASGAAGVGSVISSAVTGTTRAVLIDVTLAAGEFTTDGSDRLGWRVRIDMAGQPLTFYVARDRHRAILIGGETLPRSTGRALIDAVKRKDLSGARRWAVRMADDLVPTSARGAPLGEFLRRHKTGFGDAPAPVLELLGALALGDRAPASTAAVVRTCAGLTGDDDLDACRLLTISMAARAGDLPTAIAAQRARVDAKPTDAALVAQLVELLADARRGAAAVAAVAPLLAVKPDDPNLLAARAYAGLAVNWGDARPWFERLTAPVDAGGSDLNNAAWVHTFFDPTPQAARALMERLFARGGDKPRHWVNTYAVVLADAGEPSAAWRQLDGVLDDDITPSDWYVVGRIAEAYGLRDDAIGVYRSIARPTQRSAFPSAWDFAQKRLKALGVTTATP; from the coding sequence ATGCGTCTCGTCGGCCTCTGGTGTGTGCTCCTGCTCGCGATGGTCGCCTCGGCGGCCGCCGGGCCGCTCGACAAGCCCGCGTTCACGGCGACGGCCGCGGAGCTCCTGGCCGAGGCCAAGGGCGCCACCGCCGGTGATCACGACGCCATCGTCTTGCGCGAAGACAGCACGCTGACCTTCGACGCGCGCGGCCGCGTCGAGGCGCGGCATCGCCTCGTCTTCGCGATCCTCGCGCCGAGCGCCATCGACAACTGGGGCACCCTGGGCCTCGACTGGAGCCCGTTCTACCAGGACCGGCCGCAGGTGCGCGGCCGCGTGGTGTCGCCCGACGGCAGCGTCGCCGAGTTCGATCAGTCGCTGATCCACGACGCGCCGACGGTCAGCGAGTCGCCGACGGTGTTCTCCGACCGCCGCGACCTGAGCGCGCCGCTGCCGCGGCTGGTGGTCGGGGCCGTGGTCGAGGAGGAGTTCGTGTTCACCGACCGCGAGCCGCTCCTGGCCGCGGGCACGCTCCACTGGCTGCCGGTGCGGCGGGGGGTCCCGATCCGCCGCAAGGTGCTGACGGTGTCGGCGCCGACCGCGCTCAAGGCGCGGGTCGCGACCCGCGGCCCGGCGCTGGCCGTCAAGCCGCGCACCCGCGTCGCCGGCGATCGCACGATCGTGACCTACGACCTGGCCAACCTGGCGACCTCGGTCGACAGCGCACCCGGGGTGCCATCGAACTATCTGGCCAACCCGTTCGCGGTCGTCGCGACCGGCGCGAGCTGGGCGGCGATCGCCGCCGACTACCGGGCGCAGGTCGAGCAGCGCCTGGCCGCGGGCGTGCCGCTGCCGGCCGACCTCAAGGCCGCGACCCCGCGCGCCACCGTCGACCGGATCGTGGCCTGGGTGCACGCGCAGGTCCGCTACACCGGCATCGAGCTGTCGGACTCCGCGATCATCCCCGTCACGCCGGCCGAGACGCTGGCGCGCGGGTTCGGCGACTGCAAGGACAAGGCGACGCTGCTCGTCGCGCTCTTGCGCGCGGCCGGCGTCACCGCCGACGTCGCGCTCTTGTCGACCGGCCCCGGCTGGGACATCGACCCGGCGCTGCCGGGCATGGGCGGCTTCGACCACGCGATCGTGCGCGCGGTCGTCGACGGCAAGGACCTGTGGATCGACGCCACCGAAGATCTGCTGCCCGCCGGCCAGCTGCCGGTGCGCGACCAGGGCCGCCGCGCGTTGATCATCGCCAAGGCGACGCGCGCGCTGACGCTCACGCCGGTCGCCGCGCCGGCCGACAACCTGATCCGCGAGGTGCGGACGTTCCACCTCGCCGAGCAGCGGTCGGGCACCGTCACCGAGCTGTCGGAGCAGCGCGGCATCTGGAGCGACGACCTGCGGGCCTGGATCCGCAACTCGGCGAAGGGCGACGTCCACGACAGCCTCGCCCACTACGTCGAGAAGGAGTACCGGGCCAAGCTCGTCACCTACGTGCACAGCGACCCCCACGACCTGGCCACGCCGTTCACGCTCACGCTCGATGCCGACCAGGTCGGCCGCGTCGCGGACAACTCCGACGGCCTGACCGCGTGGCTGTTCCCGACCGACACCCTCGAGCGCCTGCCGCCGGAGATCGTCGACGCCGACGACGCGCCCGCGCGCGCGGCCAAGGACCGCACGGTCGACTACGTCTGGGCGCGCCCGCACGTCTACGAGATCGTCAACCGGATCGAGCTGCCGCCCGGCTACTCGGCGCCCGACCTGCCGGCGCACGAGGCGCGCGCGCTCGGCGCGATGACGCTGACGATCAGGCGCGCGCGCGACGCCGGCGCGATGACCATCACCTATCGGCTCGACTCCGGGCCGCGCCGGATCACCGCCGCACAGCTGCGTGCGACCCGCGCGGCGGTCGCCCAGCTCGAAGGCGAGGGCAGCCACAAGGTGGTGATCGCGCTCGACGCCGCGACGCTCGCGAGCCAGGGCAAGGTGGCCGAGGCCGTCGCCGAGCACCGACGGCTGATCGCGCTGCACCCGAAGGAGGGGCTGCACCACGCGCAGCTGGCGTTCACGCTGGTCACCACCGGGATGGGCGACGCGGCCCGACGCGAGGCGCGCCTGGCCACGACCATCGACCCGACCGACGCGCGCGGGTGGGTCGCGCTCGGATTCGCGCTGCAGTGCGATCGGCTCGGGCGCGTGGACCGGCCCGGCAACGATCGCGCCGGGGCGATCGCGGCGTACCGCAAGGCGCTGGCGCTGGAACCGACTCACGTCGGCGCCAAGCGCACCCTCGCCAAGGTCCTGGCGTCGGACGCCGGGGGCCACATCAGCACCGACGTCGCCGACCTGCGCGCCGCGGCCGGGCTTCGGCTCGAGCTGCGCGCCGCCGACGTCGACGTCGACGTCGACGACCTGATCGCGACGCTGGCGCAGGCCGGCGACCTCGCGCGGCTCGACGAGCTGGCCCGGTCGCTGCCGAGCTCGGACCAGCGCCGCGGCGCCGAGATCCTCCTCGCCACGCTGCGCCAGGGCGTCGCCGCCGGCGTCCGGATCGCGGATGGCGCCGCCGCCGGGCGCGATCGCGCCGAGCTCCTCCGCCGCGCCAGCTCCCGCCTGGTCTTGCTGCGCCGCTACGCTGACGGGCGCGCGCTGCGCGAGGCCGCGAACGGCGCCCTGCCGGCGGCCGAGCGCGCCTACTTCGATCGCCTGCGCGCGGTCGATCTCGATCGCCTGCCGCCGGGCGACCCGACCACGCCGGTCAAGCTGGCGATCGAGCGGATGGTCGCGGGACCGCGGCCCCGGCCCCCCTGGAGCCCCGAGGTCGATGACGAGCTGGCCAGCGGCGCGGCCGGGGTAGGCAGCGTGATCTCCAGTGCGGTGACCGGCACGACCCGCGCCGTGTTGATCGACGTGACCCTGGCCGCGGGCGAGTTCACCACCGACGGCAGCGACCGCCTGGGCTGGCGGGTCCGCATCGACATGGCCGGCCAGCCGCTGACCTTCTACGTCGCCCGCGACCGCCACCGCGCGATCTTGATCGGCGGAGAGACCCTGCCGCGCAGCACGGGCCGCGCGCTGATCGACGCGGTCAAGCGCAAGGACCTCAGCGGGGCGCGGCGCTGGGCCGTGCGGATGGCCGATGATCTCGTGCCCACCAGCGCGCGGGGCGCACCGCTCGGCGAGTTCTTGCGACGTCACAAGACCGGGTTCGGCGACGCACCAGCGCCGGTGCTGGAGCTGCTGGGTGCGCTGGCGCTGGGCGACCGGGCGCCGGCCAGCACCGCGGCGGTGGTGCGGACCTGCGCCGGCCTGACCGGGGACGACGATCTCGACGCCTGCCGGCTGCTGACGATCTCGATGGCCGCGCGCGCCGGCGACCTGCCGACCGCGATCGCGGCGCAGCGCGCGCGCGTCGACGCCAAGCCGACCGACGCCGCACTGGTCGCGCAGCTCGTCGAGCTGCTGGCCGACGCGCGGCGCGGCGCGGCCGCGGTGGCGGCGGTGGCGCCGCTGCTCGCGGTCAAACCAGACGATCCGAACTTGCTGGCCGCGCGCGCGTACGCGGGCCTCGCGGTCAACTGGGGCGACGCGCGGCCCTGGTTCGAGCGCTTGACCGCGCCCGTCGACGCCGGTGGTAGTGACCTCAACAACGCGGCGTGGGTGCACACGTTCTTCGATCCGACGCCGCAGGCCGCGCGCGCGCTGATGGAGCGCCTGTTCGCGCGCGGCGGTGACAAGCCGCGGCACTGGGTCAACACCTACGCCGTCGTGCTCGCCGACGCGGGCGAGCCATCCGCCGCCTGGCGCCAGCTCGACGGGGTGCTCGACGATGACATCACCCCGTCGGACTGGTACGTCGTCGGTCGGATCGCCGAGGCTTACGGGCTCCGGGATGACGCCATCGGCGTGTACCGCAGCATCGCCCGGCCGACCCAGCGCTCGGCGTTTCCGTCGGCCTGGGACTTCGCGCAGAAGCGCCTCAAGGCGCTGGGCGTGACGACGGCCACCCCGTGA
- a CDS encoding N-acetyltransferase, with product MSDEVVITEAPLIHPTAVVERGAEVGPGTRIWHFAHVMPGARIGADCVVGHACYVGNVTIGDRCRIQNHVSVFDGVTLEDEVLLGPSCVFTNVKHPRAHVSRKEEFAPTLVGRGATVGANATVVCGVTIGAYAFIGAGAAVAADVAPHALVVGVPARWIGWACRCGERLPGFDGGGVSTCGRCGDRYRSKGAGVELAA from the coding sequence ATGTCCGACGAGGTCGTCATCACCGAGGCGCCGCTGATCCATCCGACCGCCGTGGTCGAGCGCGGCGCCGAGGTCGGCCCCGGCACCAGGATCTGGCACTTCGCCCACGTCATGCCGGGCGCGCGGATCGGCGCCGACTGCGTCGTCGGGCACGCCTGCTACGTCGGCAACGTGACGATCGGCGATCGCTGCCGCATCCAGAACCACGTGTCGGTGTTCGACGGGGTCACGCTGGAGGACGAGGTCCTGCTGGGCCCGTCGTGCGTGTTCACCAACGTCAAGCACCCGCGCGCGCACGTCTCGCGCAAGGAAGAGTTCGCGCCGACCCTGGTCGGGCGCGGCGCGACGGTCGGCGCCAACGCGACGGTCGTGTGCGGCGTGACGATCGGCGCCTACGCGTTCATCGGCGCCGGCGCGGCGGTGGCGGCCGACGTGGCGCCGCACGCGCTGGTGGTCGGCGTGCCGGCGCGCTGGATCGGCTGGGCCTGCCGCTGCGGCGAGCGTCTGCCCGGCTTCGACGGCGGCGGCGTCTCGACCTGCGGCCGCTGCGGCGATCGCTACCGCAGCAAGGGCGCGGGCGTCGAGCTGGCGGCGTAG
- a CDS encoding beta-galactosidase, protein MEQLRRSQLDDRGLIVGGAALPWWGATVHYWRTPRAAWPRALAALRGLGLTLVEVPVPWAVHERADRSFDFTGDRDLAAFIDAAGAADLAVVLQLGPLAVLTETHAALPDRVVRDEALWARGAHGGPAWLPLVPRAFPLPSLASTAFDDELARFHRAVAEVVTARRAPDGPVVALALDAGLARRVRGGAYDVDYHPDALTAWRAHRDVEPPRRWHADDAATCAAWVRWNDGAAARAIARWSATLDDAGLDGLARVGGAAPGDPRDDDDPLPWPRVVDLASGTTPAVALAARVQASAAPHLVRLPAGHSPLFAPTTVDDRAALALAALAAGARGATWTMGVACDRWIGGLVTTDGAVTAEGRRVGGLLAALARTDLTGLRRGLDVALVLPRADARFARASALLDPVPPAALELLALGPAGAAELAADADAAPARRWADALVAALGLAQVAFAVVDERADLAAIPARAFVTPTLRRIDRGLWRQLQRVAAERRVVVLGPTPPTLDELGEPLGDDAALPRRAGLVRAGSLDDLAGLAEDLAALAPRDEWIATRPAGVTTATFATHDGRVRALFVCSRGPRAVRAVIAVPPDAQLADALTSAALDVHRGAVTVEVPAHGTRWLSVS, encoded by the coding sequence GTGGAACAACTTCGCCGCTCCCAGCTCGACGACCGCGGCCTGATCGTCGGCGGCGCCGCGCTGCCGTGGTGGGGCGCGACCGTCCACTACTGGCGCACGCCGCGGGCGGCGTGGCCGCGCGCGCTGGCGGCGCTGCGCGGGCTCGGGTTGACGCTGGTCGAGGTGCCGGTGCCCTGGGCGGTGCACGAGCGCGCCGACCGCAGCTTCGACTTCACTGGCGACCGAGATCTCGCGGCGTTCATCGACGCGGCCGGCGCCGCCGACCTGGCGGTCGTGCTGCAGCTCGGCCCGCTGGCGGTGCTGACCGAGACCCACGCGGCGCTGCCCGATCGGGTCGTCCGCGACGAGGCCCTGTGGGCCCGCGGCGCCCACGGCGGGCCGGCCTGGCTGCCGCTGGTGCCGCGCGCGTTCCCGCTGCCGTCGCTGGCGTCGACGGCGTTCGACGACGAGCTGGCCCGGTTCCACCGCGCCGTGGCCGAGGTCGTGACCGCGCGGCGCGCGCCCGACGGCCCGGTGGTGGCGCTCGCGCTCGACGCCGGCCTGGCGCGGCGGGTCCGCGGCGGCGCCTACGACGTCGACTATCACCCCGACGCGCTCACCGCCTGGCGCGCCCACCGCGACGTCGAGCCGCCGCGGCGGTGGCACGCCGACGACGCGGCCACCTGCGCCGCGTGGGTGCGCTGGAACGACGGCGCCGCCGCCCGAGCGATCGCGCGCTGGTCGGCGACCCTCGACGACGCCGGGCTCGACGGCCTGGCCCGGGTCGGCGGCGCCGCGCCCGGCGATCCGCGCGACGACGACGACCCGCTGCCGTGGCCGCGCGTGGTCGATCTGGCCAGCGGGACCACGCCCGCGGTCGCGCTCGCCGCGCGCGTGCAAGCGTCGGCGGCGCCGCACCTGGTGCGGCTGCCGGCCGGGCACTCGCCGCTGTTCGCGCCCACCACCGTCGACGACCGCGCGGCGCTGGCGCTGGCGGCGCTGGCGGCCGGCGCCCGCGGGGCCACCTGGACGATGGGCGTCGCGTGCGATCGCTGGATCGGCGGCCTGGTCACCACCGACGGCGCGGTCACCGCCGAGGGCCGGCGGGTCGGCGGGCTGCTCGCCGCGCTCGCGCGCACCGATCTGACCGGGCTGCGGCGCGGCCTCGACGTCGCGCTGGTGCTGCCGCGCGCCGACGCGCGGTTCGCGCGGGCCTCGGCGCTGCTCGATCCGGTCCCGCCCGCGGCGCTCGAGCTGCTGGCGCTGGGCCCGGCCGGCGCCGCCGAGCTGGCCGCCGACGCCGACGCCGCCCCGGCCCGCCGCTGGGCCGACGCGCTGGTGGCGGCGCTGGGGCTGGCGCAGGTCGCGTTCGCCGTGGTCGACGAGCGCGCCGATCTGGCCGCGATCCCCGCGCGGGCGTTCGTGACCCCGACCCTGCGGCGGATCGATCGCGGGCTGTGGCGCCAGCTCCAGCGGGTCGCGGCCGAGCGGCGCGTGGTCGTGCTCGGCCCGACGCCGCCGACGCTGGACGAGCTCGGCGAGCCGCTCGGCGACGACGCGGCGCTGCCGCGCCGGGCCGGCCTGGTGCGGGCAGGCTCACTCGACGATCTCGCCGGGCTCGCCGAGGATCTGGCGGCGCTGGCGCCGCGCGACGAGTGGATCGCGACCCGCCCGGCCGGCGTCACCACCGCGACCTTCGCCACCCACGACGGCCGCGTGCGCGCGCTGTTCGTGTGCAGCCGCGGCCCGCGCGCGGTGCGGGCGGTGATCGCGGTGCCACCCGACGCCCAGCTCGCCGACGCGCTCACCAGCGCCGCGCTCGACGTCCACCGCGGCGCGGTCACCGTCGAGGTGCCCGCGCACGGCACCCGCTGGCTCAGCGTCAGCTAG